The following coding sequences lie in one Palaemon carinicauda isolate YSFRI2023 chromosome 7, ASM3689809v2, whole genome shotgun sequence genomic window:
- the LOC137644474 gene encoding uncharacterized protein, whose amino-acid sequence MYYFGTNRRRNGVRMILSPDFKATWLEVIRVNDRITKMKSEWCGENWCIISVYTPQVGRPWVENKTFWMELDGTLQEVPVTERLLVRRDFNGHIGPTNRGFEEVHGDMG is encoded by the coding sequence ATGTACTATTTTGGAACAAACAGAAGAAGGAATGGAGTGAGAATGATTTTGTCCCCTGACTTCAAAGCCACTTGGCTGGAAGTGATTAGAGTAAATGATCGTATCACTAAAATGAAATCAGAATGGTGTGGAGAAAATTGGTGCATCATAAGTGTTTATACACCACAAGTTGGGAGGCCCTGGGTTGAAAACAAAACCTTCTGGATGGAATTAGATGGAACCTTACAGGAGGTACCAGTTACTGAAAGATTATTGGTGAGGAGAGATTTTAATGGACATATTGGTCCTACTAATAGAGGATTCGAGGAGGTTCATGGGGACATGGGCTAG